The following are encoded in a window of Streptomyces sp. Go-475 genomic DNA:
- a CDS encoding FCD domain-containing protein, translating into MSTLAHTMMTAARSADSGLANPGELDRYPYAEAPAVDRVGAPAWDGADPELGRVGRRAAGSRGRGLHGQLVQQLGQMIVSGDLGADRPLVPEEIGQRFEVSRTVVRESLRVLEAKGLVSARPNVGTRVRPVSDWNLLDPDIIEWRAFGPQRDDQRRELSELRWTIEPLAARLAAGHGREDVQQRLMDMVEIMGHAMAQGDALTFSRADSEFHSLLIQIAGNRMLEHLSGIVSAALQVSGGPVTGCDRPNETSLAHHSRICDALAAGDGAAAEAAMRQLLTVHPEVERVVPAPREH; encoded by the coding sequence GTGAGTACCCTTGCGCACACCATGATGACCGCCGCCCGCTCCGCTGACTCCGGCCTCGCGAACCCGGGCGAACTCGACCGCTACCCCTACGCCGAGGCGCCCGCCGTCGACCGTGTAGGGGCCCCTGCCTGGGACGGCGCGGACCCGGAGCTCGGCCGTGTGGGCCGACGAGCCGCGGGCAGCCGCGGACGCGGACTGCACGGCCAACTCGTCCAGCAACTCGGTCAGATGATCGTCTCCGGAGACCTGGGCGCCGACCGCCCACTGGTGCCCGAGGAGATCGGCCAGCGCTTCGAGGTCTCCCGCACCGTCGTCCGCGAGTCGCTCCGCGTCCTGGAAGCCAAGGGCCTGGTGAGCGCCCGCCCGAACGTCGGCACGCGCGTGCGTCCCGTCAGCGACTGGAACCTCCTCGACCCGGACATCATCGAGTGGCGGGCCTTCGGGCCACAGCGGGACGACCAGCGCCGCGAGCTGAGCGAGCTGCGCTGGACGATCGAGCCGCTCGCCGCCCGCCTCGCCGCCGGGCACGGGCGCGAGGACGTCCAGCAGCGCCTCATGGACATGGTCGAGATCATGGGGCACGCCATGGCCCAGGGTGACGCGCTCACCTTCTCCCGCGCCGACTCCGAGTTCCACTCGCTGCTCATTCAGATCGCGGGCAACCGCATGCTGGAGCACCTCTCCGGGATCGTGTCCGCGGCCCTCCAGGTCTCGGGCGGCCCGGTCACGGGCTGTGACCGGCCGAACGAGACGTCGCTGGCGCACCACAGCCGCATCTGTGACGCCCTCGCCGCCGGTGACGGCGCCGCGGCCGAGGCGGCGATGCGGCAACTCCTCACGGTCCACCCCGAGGTGGAACGGGTGGTGCCCGCCCCGCGCGAGCACTGA
- a CDS encoding serine protease: MRRRLARALARSLVLVAAASAVSMGSAAPVAADSVVIGGFPVDASESPWTVALSSRDRFGGTRAGQFCGGVAVGRSTVLTAAHCLDEDVLGGPPERVRDLKVIAGRTDLLSDRGGQEIAVRESWVNPAYDGVSNFGDFAVLTLAEPLPAGSVIGMAADGDPAYEVGGTATVYGWGDISGAGEYPGGLRAARVRVLPDALCEDAYPGGTDGTYDARSMLCAGETEGGRDACQGDSGGPLVAQGRLIGLVSWGTGCGRAGSPGVYMRVSDIMRTLGWTRV; encoded by the coding sequence ATGCGTCGTCGCCTAGCCCGAGCCCTGGCCCGGTCACTGGTCCTGGTAGCCGCGGCATCCGCCGTATCCATGGGTTCTGCCGCGCCTGTGGCCGCCGACAGCGTGGTCATAGGCGGATTCCCCGTCGACGCGTCGGAGAGCCCGTGGACGGTGGCCCTGTCCAGTCGTGACCGGTTCGGAGGTACGCGCGCGGGGCAGTTCTGCGGCGGCGTGGCGGTCGGCCGCAGCACTGTGCTCACCGCGGCCCACTGCCTGGACGAAGACGTCCTGGGCGGGCCCCCGGAGCGGGTCCGTGATCTCAAGGTCATAGCGGGGCGCACGGACCTGCTCTCGGATCGCGGCGGTCAGGAGATCGCCGTGCGAGAGAGCTGGGTGAACCCGGCGTACGACGGTGTCAGCAACTTCGGGGACTTCGCCGTACTGACCCTGGCCGAACCTCTTCCGGCCGGCTCGGTGATCGGCATGGCGGCCGATGGTGATCCCGCGTACGAAGTGGGCGGGACCGCGACGGTGTACGGCTGGGGCGACATCTCGGGCGCCGGCGAGTACCCCGGCGGCCTGCGGGCGGCACGCGTGCGCGTGCTCCCCGACGCGCTCTGCGAGGACGCGTACCCGGGGGGTACCGACGGCACCTACGACGCCAGGAGCATGCTGTGCGCCGGGGAGACGGAGGGAGGCCGGGATGCCTGCCAGGGCGACAGCGGTGGGCCGCTGGTGGCCCAGGGGCGGTTGATCGGACTCGTCTCCTGGGGGACGGGCTGCGGACGGGCCGGCAGTCCCGGGGTGTACATGCGGGTGTCCGACATCATGCGGACGCTCGGCTGGACGCGGGTGTGA
- a CDS encoding ATP-binding cassette domain-containing protein produces the protein MIQAFGLTSNPRKELPPAADDVSFEARAGRVTALLGAPGAGKTTVLRLMLELQQGRGVTYFRGRPLHRIAHPSREVGVLLGDVPGHPARTVRGHLRMLCAAAGVPVRRADEVLETVGLVSLRDERLGTLSRGMDRRLGLACALLADPHTLVLDDPADGLSSREANWLHGMLRAHATHGGTVLFTTADPKEAARTADQVVTLEQGRLVADQEAAEFSRTRLRPRVAVRSPHAARLAALLAKQARTSQRSVEVVREGGNRLSVYGSTCADIGETAFRNGIVVHQLADEIGDMGPGAGAAPVGAPGSGRRFVDAAQGEVGDRCRGGAWGRSAGKAEPAGVEPEPAGVGLERDGGVPVRPGVGRGRDGGDPDGVGREHDEGDPVRPGVGLERDGAERERADVGPEHATVGPERTPDAHWAIAAPRAGEPEPSLGTPLRATPTPGAASTEPRPTLEPRPTKDTQGRASDKSSPSSGQAQPSTEPHECSDVLMADDPGNAAASPQKATASPSPPRALHPAPVRTARTLDALPPLPPPISVRPAPSPLRPLRYEIRRAAGIGTGFLTGAVVLVVSAVTAVVLARIGHTPQPRLLAAWPRELPLPPAALGAGLLGALAFGDEFRHPALAADRGTVPRRLGLLAAKLLVASVTALVLAVLTVGCDAEVLYLVYGRELAQVPADWIALSANWLGLVVGCAWAGVLAAGVFRSTTAGLAAVAAVPLLVVPVVHRLLDGPSVRTAAGLPTRLREALLPRWPFGGERYVETALRVISQPVGGALTLSLTALLCAYLLTTMRSRFR, from the coding sequence GTGATCCAGGCCTTCGGACTGACCAGCAACCCCCGCAAAGAGCTTCCGCCCGCAGCCGACGACGTCTCCTTCGAGGCGCGAGCGGGCCGCGTCACCGCGCTGCTGGGGGCACCGGGCGCCGGCAAGACGACGGTCCTCAGACTCATGCTCGAACTCCAACAGGGCCGCGGTGTCACCTACTTCCGCGGCCGCCCCCTGCATCGCATCGCCCACCCCTCGCGCGAGGTCGGCGTGCTGCTGGGCGACGTGCCCGGCCACCCGGCCCGCACCGTCCGGGGGCATCTGCGCATGCTGTGCGCCGCGGCGGGGGTGCCGGTCCGGCGTGCCGACGAAGTCCTGGAGACGGTCGGCCTGGTGAGCCTGCGCGACGAACGCCTCGGCACCCTCTCACGCGGCATGGACCGCCGCCTCGGCCTCGCCTGCGCCCTCCTGGCCGACCCGCACACCCTCGTCCTCGACGACCCTGCCGACGGGCTGTCCAGCCGCGAGGCCAACTGGTTGCACGGCATGCTCCGCGCCCACGCAACCCACGGCGGCACGGTCCTGTTCACCACAGCTGACCCCAAGGAGGCCGCCCGTACCGCCGACCAGGTCGTCACGCTGGAGCAGGGCAGGCTCGTGGCCGACCAGGAGGCCGCCGAGTTCTCCCGCACCCGCCTGCGTCCCCGTGTCGCCGTCCGCAGCCCCCACGCGGCCCGCCTGGCGGCTCTCCTGGCCAAGCAGGCCCGCACCTCGCAGCGCTCCGTCGAGGTCGTACGAGAGGGCGGCAACCGCCTCTCCGTGTACGGCAGTACCTGCGCGGACATCGGCGAGACCGCGTTCCGGAACGGCATCGTCGTCCATCAACTCGCCGACGAGATCGGGGACATGGGGCCGGGCGCGGGCGCCGCTCCGGTAGGTGCGCCGGGTTCCGGCCGCCGCTTCGTCGATGCGGCGCAGGGGGAAGTGGGCGACCGCTGCCGGGGCGGTGCATGGGGAAGGTCCGCCGGCAAGGCAGAACCCGCCGGGGTCGAGCCGGAACCCGCCGGTGTCGGTCTGGAACGTGACGGGGGTGTTCCAGTGCGACCCGGAGTCGGTCGGGGACGTGACGGGGGCGATCCCGACGGGGTCGGTCGGGAACATGACGAGGGGGATCCAGTGCGACCCGGTGTCGGTCTGGAACGCGACGGGGCCGAGCGGGAGCGCGCGGATGTGGGGCCGGAGCACGCCACGGTCGGGCCAGAACGAACCCCTGACGCGCACTGGGCCATCGCTGCACCCCGGGCCGGCGAGCCGGAACCGTCCCTCGGCACGCCCCTGCGGGCCACCCCAACCCCCGGGGCCGCGTCCACCGAGCCGCGACCGACACTTGAGCCGCGACCCACCAAGGACACCCAGGGCCGGGCCTCCGACAAGTCGTCACCCTCTTCCGGTCAGGCGCAGCCCTCCACCGAACCGCACGAGTGCTCCGACGTCCTCATGGCCGACGACCCGGGCAACGCCGCAGCCTCGCCGCAGAAGGCGACGGCCTCGCCCTCACCGCCCCGTGCGCTCCACCCCGCCCCCGTCCGCACGGCCCGCACGCTCGACGCTCTGCCTCCTCTGCCGCCCCCCATCTCCGTCCGCCCCGCCCCCAGCCCTCTGCGCCCCCTCCGCTACGAGATCCGCCGTGCCGCCGGGATCGGCACCGGCTTCCTCACCGGGGCCGTCGTGCTCGTCGTGTCCGCCGTGACCGCCGTCGTGCTCGCCCGTATCGGGCACACCCCGCAGCCACGCCTGCTGGCCGCGTGGCCACGGGAACTGCCTCTGCCGCCCGCGGCGCTCGGCGCGGGACTGCTCGGCGCGCTGGCCTTCGGCGACGAATTCCGCCACCCCGCCCTGGCGGCGGACCGCGGCACCGTGCCCCGCCGGCTGGGGCTGCTCGCCGCGAAACTGCTCGTCGCATCGGTCACCGCGCTGGTGCTGGCGGTCCTCACCGTCGGTTGCGACGCCGAAGTGCTCTACCTCGTCTACGGACGGGAACTCGCCCAGGTTCCCGCCGACTGGATCGCGCTGAGTGCGAACTGGCTCGGGCTCGTGGTCGGCTGCGCCTGGGCGGGCGTACTGGCCGCAGGGGTCTTCCGGTCCACCACGGCCGGGCTGGCCGCGGTGGCCGCCGTACCCCTCCTCGTCGTACCCGTCGTGCACCGGCTCCTGGACGGACCGTCCGTACGGACCGCGGCCGGGCTTCCGACGCGGCTGCGAGAGGCTCTCCTGCCGCGGTGGCCCTTCGGGGGAGAGCGTTACGTGGAGACCGCGCTCAGGGTGATCTCCCAACCGGTCGGCGGCGCACTGACGTTGTCGCTGACCGCTCTGCTCTGCGCGTATCTGCTCACGACGATGCGGAGCAGATTCCGGTGA
- a CDS encoding RNA polymerase sigma factor: protein MSASTSRTLPPEIAESVSVMALIERGKAEGQIAGDDVRRAFEADQIPATQWKNVLRSLNQILEEEGVTLMVSAAEPKRTRKSVAAKSPAKRTATKTVAAKAVTTRKATATATSAAPAAEPAVEEEAPAKKAAAKKTTAKKAAAKKTVAKKTAAKKTSAKKDDVELLEEEVLEEAAPGKAGEEPEGTEAAGFVLSDEDEDDAPAQQVAAAGATADPVKDYLKQIGKVPLLNAEQEVELAKRIEAGLFAEDKLANADKLAPKLKRELEIIAEDGRRAKNHLLEANLRLVVSLAKRYTGRGMLFLDLIQEGNLGLIRAVEKFDYTKGYKFSTYATWWIRQAITRAMADQARTIRIPVHMVEVINKLARVQRQMLQDLGREPTPEELAKELDMTPEKVIEVQKYGREPISLHTPLGEDGDSEFGDLIEDSEAVVPADAVSFTLLQEQLHSVLDTLSEREAGVVSMRFGLTDGQPKTLDEIGKVYGVTRERIRQIESKTMSKLRHPSRSQVLRDYLD from the coding sequence GTGTCGGCCAGCACATCCCGTACGCTCCCGCCGGAGATCGCCGAGTCCGTCTCTGTCATGGCGCTCATTGAGCGGGGAAAGGCTGAGGGGCAGATCGCCGGCGATGACGTGCGTCGGGCCTTCGAAGCTGACCAGATTCCGGCCACTCAGTGGAAGAACGTACTGCGCAGCCTCAACCAGATCCTCGAGGAAGAGGGTGTGACGCTGATGGTCAGTGCCGCAGAGCCCAAGCGCACCCGAAAGAGCGTCGCAGCGAAGAGTCCCGCCAAGCGCACCGCCACCAAGACGGTCGCGGCCAAGGCGGTGACCACCAGGAAGGCCACCGCCACCGCCACGTCGGCGGCGCCCGCCGCCGAGCCCGCCGTCGAGGAAGAGGCGCCCGCCAAGAAGGCGGCCGCCAAGAAGACGACCGCCAAGAAGGCGGCCGCGAAGAAGACCGTCGCCAAGAAGACGGCGGCCAAGAAGACCAGCGCCAAGAAGGACGACGTCGAGCTCCTCGAGGAGGAGGTGCTCGAGGAAGCAGCCCCCGGCAAGGCCGGCGAGGAGCCCGAGGGCACCGAGGCCGCGGGCTTCGTGCTGTCCGACGAGGACGAGGACGACGCGCCCGCGCAGCAGGTCGCCGCCGCCGGTGCCACCGCGGACCCGGTCAAGGACTACCTCAAGCAGATCGGCAAGGTCCCCCTGCTCAACGCCGAGCAGGAGGTCGAGCTCGCCAAGCGCATCGAGGCGGGCCTGTTCGCCGAGGACAAGCTGGCCAACGCCGACAAGCTGGCGCCCAAGCTGAAGCGCGAGCTGGAGATCATCGCCGAGGACGGCCGCCGCGCCAAGAACCACCTGCTGGAGGCCAACCTCCGTCTGGTGGTCTCCCTGGCCAAGCGCTACACCGGCCGCGGCATGCTCTTCCTGGACCTGATCCAGGAGGGCAACCTCGGTCTGATCCGCGCGGTCGAGAAGTTCGACTACACCAAGGGCTACAAGTTCTCCACGTACGCCACCTGGTGGATCCGTCAGGCGATCACCCGCGCCATGGCCGACCAGGCCCGCACCATCCGTATTCCGGTGCACATGGTCGAGGTCATCAACAAGCTCGCGCGCGTGCAGCGCCAGATGCTCCAGGACCTGGGCCGCGAGCCCACCCCGGAGGAGCTGGCCAAGGAGCTCGACATGACCCCGGAGAAGGTCATCGAGGTCCAGAAGTACGGCCGCGAGCCCATCTCGCTGCACACCCCGCTCGGCGAGGACGGCGACAGCGAGTTCGGTGACCTCATCGAGGACTCCGAGGCGGTCGTCCCGGCCGACGCGGTCAGCTTCACGCTCCTCCAGGAGCAGCTGCACTCCGTCCTGGACACCCTGTCCGAGCGCGAGGCGGGCGTCGTCTCGATGCGCTTCGGTCTCACCGACGGTCAGCCGAAGACCCTCGACGAGATCGGCAAGGTGTACGGCGTCACGCGCGAGCGCATCCGCCAGATCGAGTCCAAGACCATGTCGAAGCTGCGCCACCCGTCGCGTTCGCAGGTGCTGCGCGACTACCTCGACTAG